The Pseudomonas chlororaphis subsp. piscium genome contains the following window.
ACGACCTCAAGACCCGCGCCCAGACCACCCTCGGCAAGCCCGTGACCACGGTCTCCAATGTGCGTAGCGACGCTTCCCAGACCTACTTCACCGCCAGCACCAGCAACGGCGAATACAATTGCGTGTTGCCCAGTGGCGGCATGGTCGCCTTCGCCTCCATGGGCGGCGTCGTAGCGCTCCCCGCCGAGTGCACCAAGCAGTAAGCCGCGGCCCCATCACCGAGGTTCACAGCGACAGACTTCATACCGTGGAGCAGGGCCTGCGGATGTCTGGCCGTAGTGCCCGGAGCGGCCACACAGCGTTGCTCAGCTGGAAATCCGCGACTTCAACAGCCAGGCCTCGAAGGCCGCGGCGCTGAGCGGCCGGCTGATCAGGTAGCCCTGGGCCGTGTCGCAATGCCAGCGCTCCAGCAGGCGCAGGCTGCGCTCCTGTTCCACCCCTTCGGCCACCACCTTGAGCCCCAGGTTGTGGCTCATCTCGATGGTGGAGCGCACGATCACCGCGTCGCCGCTGGTTTCGTCGAGGTTGCGGATAAACGACTGGTCGATCTTCAGCTCCTGCACCGGCAGCCGCTGCAATTGCGCCAGCGACGAATAGCCGGTGCCGAAGTCGTCCACCGACAGGCTGATGCCGCAGTCGCGCAGGCTCTGCAGCACCTCCAGCGCCTGCTCCGGGTGACGCATGATGGCGCTTTCGGTGATCTCGAAAATCAACTGCTCGGCGGACAGCCGATAACGCTGCAGCAACACGCTCACCCGCGCCGCCAGGTCGTGGCCATGCAGGTCGTCCACCGAGATGTTCAGCGACAACTGCAGGTGCAGCCCGCGCATGTTCCATTCGGCCAGTTGCCGCATGCCCTCCTCGATCACCCACAGGGTCAGGCTGTTCATGCTGCCGGTGCGCTCGGCCAGGGGGATGAATTCCGCCGGCGAGACCATGCCGAACTCCGGGTGCTGCCAGCGCAGCAAGGCTTCGGCCTGGTGCACATGGCCATGGCGCAGGTCGAGCTTGGGCTGATACAGCAAGAACAACTCACCTTCCGCCGCCGCCCGACGCAGGTCGCGGATCAGCCCGACCTGGCGCTGATGGGCCAGGTCGCGGTCCTGCTGGTAGATCTGCAGGTAACCGGGCTGGGCGGCCGCGTCATGGCGGGCGATGGCGGCGCGGCTGATCAGCTCTTCCGCCGATTGCCCGTCGGTGGGGTAGACCGCCACGCCGATGCACACCTGGCGCTGCACTTCATCGCCATGAATGGTCTGCGGCCGGCTCAATAATGTGTGGAGCCGATCGGCCATGGCCACCGCGCCATCGATCTCGGTATTTTCCAGCAGCAACAGAAACTCGTTGGCGGTGATGCGCGCGGCGGTGTCGCCGGTGGATACCGTCTCCGACAGCCGCCGGCTGACTTCGCGCATCATCTGCTCCACTCCCTCCGGGCCCAGGCCTTCGTTGATCGCTCGATAGTCCTCGATGCCCAGGTACAGCAGCACCACCTTGCGCCCGGCGCCGATGGCGTTGCTCAGACGTTCCATGGCCAGCGCCCGGTTGGGCAGGCCGGTCAAGGGGTCGTGCAGGGCGTTATGGGCCAGTTGCAGCTCGCGGCTGGCGATCCCGCTCTGCATGGCGTTGATCGCCTCGGCCAGCAAGCCGAACTCGTCGGTGCGCTTGAGCACCACCGGCACCTGGTAGTTGCCGGCGCCGATACGCTGGGCGGCATCGGCCAGCACATTCAACGGCCACGACACCCGCCGCGCCATGAACAGGGCGCCAGCCAGCGACACCACCAGCGCCGCCAGGGCAATCGCCAGGAACTCCCGGTCCAGCGGCGCAAAGGCCTGCAAGGCGTGATCCAGAGGGCTTTGCAGCAACGCCAGAACCTTGGGGTCGTCGGGATCGTCGGTATTGGCCAGTTGCAGGGCCTGATTGAGAAAGCGCTTGCCGTGGGCATCGCTCAACTGCGGTAGGGCGCGCCAGGACGAGTTGCGCAGGGTGGTGATGATGGTGGCCCAGAAAATGTCCGGCTGAGTGCTGAACAGTTCTCCCGCGCGCCCGTCCTGCAGGGTGAGGAAAGACACTTCCAGGTTACTCATGGAGCGCAGCTCGCTGGCGAACAGGTCGTCCATGCGAAACGCCATGACCACCCGGTTCATGTGCATCGGCGTCAGCACCTGCCCCTGGACCAGCAGATAAGGCTGGCCCTTGAGCGCGACGATCAACATGCTTTTGTTCTGCCGCAGGGCCGTGCGCAATGCACGGTCATAAGGGAAATGCTCGCGCTCGGCGATCGCCCCCAGGGTGCTGGCGATCACCGTGCCTTCGACGCCGAGCACGAACAGCTCGCTGCCGCGGGTGCCGGTGCCGTGCTGACGCAGCGCCTCGAGAATCGCCTGGGAATCGCCGCTGATCACCGCCTCGCGAAACTGCGAGTCCACTACCAGCCAGTCCACGCCATAACGCAAGCGTCGGCCGCGCAGTTCTAGCAGGCGTTCGAATACCCGGGCGCCGGTTTGCAGCTGCACTTGCGCCTGGTTTTCCACCGCATGATTGGTCGCGGCCTTGACGGCGAAATACACCACCCCGATCACGATCAACAGCAATAACGCCAATATCCCGGTGATCCTTACCTGGAACGTATGGCGCCACTTCATGAGACGGCTCTCGTCGCCGCGACCTCACTGTTGTCGACCTTGCACACCCACGGCGACACCCGCCGCTCCCCGCTGAAAAGTCCCTTGATCATTACGCGTCCCTCTGGGCAGCTAAAGATGCGTCAAATAAATGCCATTTCCCTGACAACATTTAATCGGTCCAGATTAGACCGCCGAGAGAAGAAGATCACGCAATAAAATCAGGGGGTTCTCAATGTCATTTTTCTGTCACCGCCAATTTACCAGCGTTCCTGCGCAGAAATGACAGCCTCGCCATCGCCGTTTTGAAGACTGCACCGCGTCCCGGCGACAAAGACTGAAATAATTGATCCGGCCCATGGCCCATTGAAACCGCCCGTCACCTGCCCCATCTAACTTCGCATACCCCATTGCGCAGGTGCCCCATGAGCGACCAGCAAGAACTTCCTGAAACCATGAGTGAATACGCCGACCCGGAAAACGCCGAACTCCATACGTCCTCCGGCAAGGGCCTGGCCCTGCCCGGGCAGAATCTGCCGGACAAGGTTTACATCATCCCGATCCACAATCGACCGTTCTTCCCCGCGCAAGTTTTGCCGGTGATCGTCAACGAAGAACCCTGGGCCGAAACCCTGGAATTGGTGAGCAAGTCCGAACACCATTCGCTGGCGCTGTTCTTCATGGACACCCCACCGGAAGACCCACGGCATTTCGACACCTCGGCCCTGCCGCTGTACGGCACCCTGGTCAAGGTGCACCACGCCAGCCGCGAGAACGGCAAGTTGCAATTCGTCGCCCAGGGCCTGACCCGCGTGCGCATCCGCACCTGGCTCAAGCATCATCGCCCGCCGTACCTGGTGGAGGTCGAGTACCCGCACCAGCCGAGCGAGCCGACCGACGAGGTCAAGGCCTATGGTATGGCGTTGATCAACGCGATCAAGGAACTGCTGCCGCTCAACCCGCTGTACAGCGAAGAGCTGAAGAACTACCTCAACCGCTTCAGCCCCAACGACCCGTCGCCGCTGACCGACTTCGCCGCCGCGCTGACCTCGGCCACCGGCAACGAACTGCAGGAAGTGCTGGACTGCGTGCCGATGCTCAAGCGCATGGAAAAAGTCCTGCCGATGCTGCGCAAGGAGGTCGAGGTCGCGCGCCTGCAGAAAGAGATTTCCGCCGAGGTCAATCGCAAGATCGGCGAGCACCAGCGCGAGTTCTTCCTCAAGGAACAGCTCAAGGTCATCCAGCAGGAGCTGGGCCTGACCAAGGACGATCGCAGCGCCGACATCGAGCAGTTCGAGCAGCGCCTGACCGGCAAGGTCCTGCCGCCCCAGGCGCAGAAACGCATCGAAGAGGAGATGAACAAACTGTCGATCCTCGAGACCGGCTCGCCGGAGTACGCGGTCACCCGCAACTACCTGGAGTGGGCCACCGCGGTGCCCTGGGGCGTGTACGGTGAAGACAAGCTCGACCTCAAGCATGCGCGCAAGGTGCTGGACCAGCATCACGCCGGGCTCGACGACATCAAGAGCCGGATCCTCGAATTCCTCGCGGTCGGCGCCTACAAGGGCGAGATCAGCGGCTCCATCGTGCTGCTGGTGGGCCCGCCCGGCGTGGGCAAGACCAGCGTCGGCAAGTCCATCGCCGAATCCCTGGGCCGGCCGTTCTACCGCTTCAGCGTTGGCGGCATGCGTGACGAGGCCGAGATCAAGGGCCACCGCCGCACCTACATCGGCGCCTTGCCGGGCAAGCTGGTGCAGGCGTTGAAAGACGTCGAAGTGATGAACCCGGTGATCATGCTCGACGAGATCGACAAGATGGGCCAGAGCTACCAGGGCGACCCGGCCTCGGCGCTGCTGGAAACCCTCGACCCGGAACAGAACGTGGAATTCCTCGACCACTACCTGGACCTGCGCCTGGACCTGTCGAAAGTGCTGTTCGTGTGCACCGCCAACACCCTGGATTCGATTCCCGGCCCATTGCTGGACCGCATGGAAGTGATTCGCCTGTCGGGCTATATCACCGAGGAAAAACTGGCCATCGCCAAGCGCCACCTGTGGCCCAAGCAGCTGGAAAAGGCCGGGGTGTCCAAGGCCAGCCTGAGCATCAGCGATGCGGCCCTGCGCGCGGTGATCGATGGTTACGCCCGCGAGTCCGGCGTGCGCCAGCTGGAAAAACAGCTGGGCAAGCTGGTGCGCAAGGCCGTGGTACGGCTGCTGGAAGAACCGGACGCGGTGATCAAAGTCGGCCCGAAAGACCTGGAAGCCTCCCTGGGCATGCCGGTGTTCCGCAACGAGCAGGTGCTCAGCGGCACCGGGGTGATCACCGGCCTGGCCTGGACCAGCATGGGCGGCGCCACGCTGCCGATCGAAGCCACGCGGATTCATACCCTCAACCGTGGCTTCAAGCTCACCGGGCAACTGGGGGACGTGATGAAGGAGTCAGCGGAAATCGCCTACAGCTATGTCACCTCGCACCTCAAGCAGTTCGGTGGCGATGCGAAGTTCTTCGACGAGGCGTTCGTCCACCTGCACGTGCCGGAAGGCGCCACGCCGAAGGATGGCCCGAGCGCCGGGGTGACCATGGCCAGCGCCCTGCTGTCCCTGGCGCGCAGCCAGCCGCCGAAAAAGGGCGTGGCCATGACCGGCGAGCTGACCCTGACCGGGCATGTCCTGCCCATCGGCGGGGTACGCGAGAAAGTCATCGCGGCGCGCCGGCAGAAGCTCTTCGAGCTGATCCTGCCGGAAGCCAACCGCGGCCACTTCGAAGAGCTGCCGGACTACCTCAAGGAAGGCATCACCGTGCACTTCGCCAAGCGTTTCGCCGATGTGGCGAAAGTGCTGTTCTAAACGCAGATATGTAGGAGCGAGGCTTGCCCGCGATGGAGACAACGCGTAGTGCCTGACGCACCGCGTCATCGTTCATCGCGGGCAAGCCTCGCTCCTACAGAATCGCTACCCCACCACAGATTCCCCCATCTTCGGTTATGCTCGCCCTTTGTCATGACCGGAGCTTTCTGACCCATGTCACCGATTCGTCTGTTGCTGCCCCTCAGCCTTGCCCTGCTCGCCGCCTGCGCCAGCCAACCCAAGCAAAACGTCACGGTCGAGAACCAGAGCGAATGCCCAGTGCAACTGAGCAACGGGCAAAACCTGATCCTGACCCTGCCGAGCAACCCGAGCACGGGGTATCGCTGGGCGATCCAGGACTCGGCCGGCGGCGTGCTGCGTAAAGTCAGCCCCGAGGTCTATAGCAACCCCAAAGACCGTGGCCTGGTGGGCAGCGCCGGCCAGTCCACCTGGCGCTTCCAGGCCTTCGCCGCCGGCACCGGGCGCCTGCTGCTGACCTATCAGCAACCCTGGGCCCCGGAAGTCGCGCCGGTGAAAGCCTTCGACTGCGCCATTTCGGTCAAGTGACATGGGCTGGCTGATCCTGGCGCTGATGGGCGCGGTGACCTTCCTCTACGGCCTGAGCATCCACGCCACCCTGCTGTGCCTGCTGGTCAAGCCGCTGCCGGTGCTGGCCCTGCTCGGCTGGCTGCACGATGCGCCCCCCAGCGACTATCGCCGCTGGATCAGCCTCGGCCTGTTGTTTTCCCTGCTCGGCGACGTGCTGCTGGCCTGGCCCGCCGACCTGTTCGTGTTCGGCCTAGGGGCCTTCCTGGTCGCGCACCTGGCCTACCTCAAGGCCTATACCAGCGATTGTCGGCGCCTGGCGCCCTTGCCCCTGCTGCTGGCCCTGGTCGCCGGCGCGGCGTTGCTGGGCATCCTGATCAACCATGGCCTGGGCCCGTTGCTGGTGCCGGTGATCGTCTACGGCCTGGCCATCAGCGCCATGCTCTGGCGCGCCCTGGCCCGCCTGGGCAGCGACGTGCCCAAACGCTCGGCGCAACTGGCCGCCGCCGGCGCCGTGGCCTTCGTGTTCTCCGACAGCGTGATCGGCATCAGCCGTTTTGTGGTGGCCTTCGATGCCGCGCCCTACCTGATCATCCTCAGTTACTGGCTGGGGCAATGGGGGATCGCAGCGTCGGTATTCCGCCAGAAACCCCGCTGAACCCTGTAGCCCTGTAGCCCTGTAGCCGCTGCCGAGCTTGCGAGGCTGCGATCGGCTGCGAAGCGGCCGTAACGATCCTCCAGATAAACCCCATGCACAGGCTTGGCGAGGACTGCGTCCTCGTGCGCAGCCTCGCAAGCTCGGCAGCGGCTACAGGCAGGCATCCATCAACCGGACACCTTGTGTCGCCCTTGAGGCGCCGAAGGCCCTTCGGGCCTTATCGCAGCCTGCGGCAGCGGCTACAATGCCGCCCCTCTTTCTATCTCCACCGCTGGAACCGCCGTGAGCAAAGAACCCGACCGCCTTTTCGCCCAGCCCCTGGCCCAGGTGCCCGACTTCGCCTTCAACGAGGACGTGGTGCGGGTGTTCCCGGACATGATCAAGCGCTCGGTGCCGGGTTATCCGACCATTGTCGAGAACCTCGGCGTGCTCGCCGCCCAGTTCGCCCAGCCCAATAGCGTGCTCTACGACCTGGGCTCGTCCCTCGGCGCCGTGACCCAGGCCCTGCGCCGCCATGTGCGCACCGACGGCTGCCGGGTGATCGCGGTGGATAACTCGGCGGCCATGGTCGAGCGCTGCCGCGAGTACCTCAACGGCCAGGACTCGATGTTCCAGGAGCTGCTGCCGGTAGAAGTGATCGAAGGCGACATCCTCGCCCTGGAGTTCCAGCCCGCCTCGGTGGTGGCGCTGAACTTCACCCTGCAGTTCATCGCCCCCGAACAGCGCCTAGCGCTGCTCGGGCGCATTCGCCAATCGCTGCTGCCCGGCGGCGCGCTGATCCTCTCGGAGAAGCTGCGCTTCAACGACCCCGAGGAGCATGCGCTGCTCACCGACCTGCACATCGCCTTCAAGCGCGCCAACGGCTACAGCGAACTGGAAATCGCCCAGAAACGCAGCGCCATCGAAAACGTCATGAAGCCCGACAGCCTCGAAGAACACCGCGAACGCCTGCTGGCCGCCGGGTTCTCGAAAGTCGTGCCGTGGTTCCAGTGTCTTAACTTTGCCTCGTTGATTGCCTTGCCATGATCGATCTGTCCCCCCTCGCCCGCCGTCTGGCCGGTACGCCGCTGGCCGACTGGGCCAACACCCTGCAAGCGCAACTCGACACCAAGATGGAAAAGGGCCACGGCGACCTGGAGCGCTGGCAGAGCGCGCTGGATGCGCTGCCGAAGATCCAGCCAAGCACCGTCGACCTACTCAACGGGCTGACCCTGGACACCGACTGCGACGACGCCACCCGCGCCCAGATGCGCGCCGCGCTGATGGGCCTGTCGCCCTGGCGCAAGGGCCCGTTCGACCTGTTCGGCGTGCATGTGGACACCGAATGGCGTTCGGACTGGAAGTGGTCGCGGGTCGCTCCGCACCTGAACCTGCAAGGCAAACGCATCCTCGATGTCGGCTGCGGCAACGGCTACTACATGTGGCGCATGCTCGGCGCCGGCGCCCACAGCGTGATCGGCGTCGACCCGAACTGGCTGTTCTTCTGCCAGTTCCAGGCGGTGCAGCGCTACCTGTCGGAGCCCGCAGTGTGGCACCTGCCGTTCCCGTTCGAGGACCTGCCGGCCAACCTGGAAGGCTTCGACACGGTGTTTTCCATGGGCGTGTTCTACCATCGCCGCTCGCCGATCGAGCATCTGCTGGCGCTCAAGGACTGCCTGGTCAAAGGCGGCGAACTGGTGCTGGAAACCCTGGTGGTGGAAGGCGACCAGCATCAGGCGCTGGTGCCGGAAGACCGCTACGCGCAGATGCGTAACGTGTGGTTCCTGCCGTCGGTACCGGCCCTGGAACTCTGGCTGCGCCGAGCCGGCTTCAGCGATGTGCGTTGCGTGGATGTGAGCGTGACCAGCGTCGAGGAACAGCGCGGCACCGAGTGGATGAAGTACCAGTCGCTGAGCGACTTCCTCGACCCGAACGACCACAGCAAGACCATCGAAGGCCTGCCGGCGCCGATGCGCGCCGTTATCGTCGCCAGGAAATAAATGGCTCTGTAGGAGCGAGGCTTGCCCGCGATCGGGACGCCGCGTTTCTGCAGGCACACCGCGTTATCGTTCATCGCGAGCAAGCTTCGCTCCTACAGAAGAGGAAGGGGCTCAGCTGCGGCTGGCTCTACGCGCCTTGAAAAACTCGCTCAACACCGCGCCACACTCTTCGGCCAGCACCCCGCCCTCGACCAGTACCCGATGGTTGAGAAAACCCTGGCTGAAGAACTGCCCCTGGCTCTGCACGATGCCCGCCTTGGGCTCCAGGGCGCCGTACACCACCCGGGCGATACGCGAATGCACGATCAGCCCGGCGCACATGCTGCACGGCTCCAGGGTCACGTAGAGGGTGCTGCCGGGCAGGCGATAGTTGTCGACTGCCTGGGCCGCGGCGCGGATCGCGACCATTTCCGCGTGGGCGCTGGGATCGCTGCCGCTGATCGGGCAGTTGAAACCCCGGCCGATGATTTCCCCGTCCTGCACTAGCACCGCGCCCACCGGCACCTCGCCCAGGGCCGCGCCCTGGGCGGCCAGGGCCAGGGCTTCACGCATGAAGTCCTGGTCGCGGCTGCGATCGATGATCCGGGCAGGGCGAATCTGCCGCATCAGGCCACCTCGATGGCGGCCATCAGGCCGGTTTCCATGTGGTCGATCACATGGCAATGGAACATCCACACCCCCGGGTTATCCGCCACCAGCGCCACCCGGGCACGCTCGTTCTTGCCCAGCAGGTAGGTGTCGGTGAAGTACGGGGTGATCTTCTTGCGGTTCGAGGCAATGACCTTGAAGCTCATGCCGTGCAAGTGGATCGGGTGCTGGTACTGAGTCATGTTCTTCAATTCGAAAATGTAGCTCTGGCCCTTCTTGAGCGTAGCGATCGGGCGGTCGGCGCAGGTCTTGTCGGTGATGTCCCAGGCCTTGCCGTTGATCTGCCAAAGGCTCGGTGGCTTGCCATTGTCCACGTTCACCGAGACCGAGCCAACCCACTCGAAGTTGAAGTTGAGCTTCTCGGCGTTATCCAGGTCCGGCTCGGCGATCGGGTTGGCCGGCAACGCGGGCGGCCACTCGGTCGGCGCGTCGCTGTTGGCCACCGAACGGAAGGTACCCAGGCGCACCGGGCCGTTGCGCAGCGCCAGCTCTTCGCCGGCCGGCGGCGCCTTGATCGCCAGGCAGATGCGCATGCCCGGCCCCAGCCAGTATTCCTTGCCCAGCGGGCGCGGCTCGATGGGGTTGCCGTCCAGAGCGTAGATCTGCGCCTCGACGTCGGGGATGTTGATGCGGTAGGTCAGGGTGTTGTCGAGGTTGAGCAGGCGCACGCGGGTGATCTGCCCGGCCGGGATCTCCACCACCGCCTGGGACACGCCGTTGATGGTCGACAGGCGCCCCGCGGTACCGCCACGCGCCGCCTCGCGGGGAATGCTGAAGGGCACGAAGGCACCCTCTTCATCCACATGCCAGCTTTTCAGGCTCAGGGTGCGTTCGTACTTGAAGCCGGTGGGCTCGCGTTCTTCGATGATCAGCGGGCCGACCAGGCCACGGCCCAGCTCTTCGCTGCTGTTGACGTGGGGGTGGTACCAGTAGCTGCCGGCATCCGGCACGCGGAACTTGTAGTCGAAGTACTCGCCCGGCATGACCGGCAATTGCGAGACGTAAGGCACGCCGTCCATTTCCAACGGCAGGCGGATACCGTGCCAGTGGATGGTGGTGGCCACCGGCAGGTGGTTGATGAAGCGCACCCGCAGCCATTCGCCCTGGCGCACCCGCAACTCGGTGCCCGGCGCGGAAGGACCGAAAGCCCAGGCTTCGGTCTTGTGCCCCGGCACCAGCTCCACGTCCAGCGGCGCGGCGATCAGCTGATAATCGTGGCCCGCCTCGGCGTCGGCCATCTTGCCCAGCCAGTAACGCGACGCGCCACCGGCGCCCACGCCAACCACTGCAAGACCGGCCAGACCACCGAGTATCTGTCGACGGGTAAAGGACATGGACTCAACTACCTCACGTATCCGCGGCGGGTCGGGCCCGCAAAAGGCGAATACGATACACCCGCAGTTGAGAAACAGTAAGGGCGGCGCGGCAAGCGGCCGCAGGCAGGTCGTCGGTGCTTGAAAGGACGCCATCGCGGGCAAGTCGGATCGCCACCCGCTCGCACCTACAGATAGGCGGCGCCTGTAGGAGCGAGGCTTGCCCGCGATCGAGTGCGCAGCACTCGCCGCTCGCCAACGGCTACACCGCGGATAGGCCGACGATCAGATGCACCACCCCCCCGGCCAGCGCCATCGCCCCGGGCACGCCGGCGCTACGCAAGGCCGTGGCATCGAGCAAGGTCGGGTCATGCAATTCCACCCGCACCCGGGTCAGGGCCACGCGCTGCTGGGTCTTGAGGTTATTCGCGCCGCCCAGGGCCGCCAATAGCACTGGGCTCAGGACGGCATCGCCGGTGGGGCGGGCTGTGGCTTTCGGCTGGTCAGGCACCAGGTCCGGGGTCAGGGCTTTCCAGAACGCCCGCTGCAATTTCTCGAACATGTTCAGTTCTCCAGAACCAGTGAAGGGGCCAGCGTCGATTGCTGATGCTGGTGCAAGGCGTCGCGCACCTGCTCGGCGCTTTCCAGGCCGAGAATGCGCCCGGCGAGGGCCTGGCATGGGCTCAACTCGACCTCGCGCACGCGGGCCTTGATCGCCGGAATCAGCGGCACACTGACCGACAGCTCGTCCACCCCCAGCCCCAGCAGCAGCGGCACCGCCAGGGTTTCCGAAGCCAGCGCCCCGCAGACCCCGACCCACTTGCCATGGGCATGGGCGGCCTTGATCGTGGAGGCGATCAGACGCAGCACCGCCGGGTGGAAACTGTCGGCCTGGC
Protein-coding sequences here:
- the tadA gene encoding tRNA adenosine(34) deaminase TadA encodes the protein MRQIRPARIIDRSRDQDFMREALALAAQGAALGEVPVGAVLVQDGEIIGRGFNCPISGSDPSAHAEMVAIRAAAQAVDNYRLPGSTLYVTLEPCSMCAGLIVHSRIARVVYGALEPKAGIVQSQGQFFSQGFLNHRVLVEGGVLAEECGAVLSEFFKARRASRS
- a CDS encoding protease inhibitor I42 family protein produces the protein MSPIRLLLPLSLALLAACASQPKQNVTVENQSECPVQLSNGQNLILTLPSNPSTGYRWAIQDSAGGVLRKVSPEVYSNPKDRGLVGSAGQSTWRFQAFAAGTGRLLLTYQQPWAPEVAPVKAFDCAISVK
- the cmoB gene encoding tRNA 5-methoxyuridine(34)/uridine 5-oxyacetic acid(34) synthase CmoB, producing MIDLSPLARRLAGTPLADWANTLQAQLDTKMEKGHGDLERWQSALDALPKIQPSTVDLLNGLTLDTDCDDATRAQMRAALMGLSPWRKGPFDLFGVHVDTEWRSDWKWSRVAPHLNLQGKRILDVGCGNGYYMWRMLGAGAHSVIGVDPNWLFFCQFQAVQRYLSEPAVWHLPFPFEDLPANLEGFDTVFSMGVFYHRRSPIEHLLALKDCLVKGGELVLETLVVEGDQHQALVPEDRYAQMRNVWFLPSVPALELWLRRAGFSDVRCVDVSVTSVEEQRGTEWMKYQSLSDFLDPNDHSKTIEGLPAPMRAVIVARK
- a CDS encoding multicopper oxidase family protein, which codes for MSFTRRQILGGLAGLAVVGVGAGGASRYWLGKMADAEAGHDYQLIAAPLDVELVPGHKTEAWAFGPSAPGTELRVRQGEWLRVRFINHLPVATTIHWHGIRLPLEMDGVPYVSQLPVMPGEYFDYKFRVPDAGSYWYHPHVNSSEELGRGLVGPLIIEEREPTGFKYERTLSLKSWHVDEEGAFVPFSIPREAARGGTAGRLSTINGVSQAVVEIPAGQITRVRLLNLDNTLTYRINIPDVEAQIYALDGNPIEPRPLGKEYWLGPGMRICLAIKAPPAGEELALRNGPVRLGTFRSVANSDAPTEWPPALPANPIAEPDLDNAEKLNFNFEWVGSVSVNVDNGKPPSLWQINGKAWDITDKTCADRPIATLKKGQSYIFELKNMTQYQHPIHLHGMSFKVIASNRKKITPYFTDTYLLGKNERARVALVADNPGVWMFHCHVIDHMETGLMAAIEVA
- the cmoA gene encoding carboxy-S-adenosyl-L-methionine synthase CmoA, whose translation is MSKEPDRLFAQPLAQVPDFAFNEDVVRVFPDMIKRSVPGYPTIVENLGVLAAQFAQPNSVLYDLGSSLGAVTQALRRHVRTDGCRVIAVDNSAAMVERCREYLNGQDSMFQELLPVEVIEGDILALEFQPASVVALNFTLQFIAPEQRLALLGRIRQSLLPGGALILSEKLRFNDPEEHALLTDLHIAFKRANGYSELEIAQKRSAIENVMKPDSLEEHRERLLAAGFSKVVPWFQCLNFASLIALP
- a CDS encoding lysoplasmalogenase, which codes for MGWLILALMGAVTFLYGLSIHATLLCLLVKPLPVLALLGWLHDAPPSDYRRWISLGLLFSLLGDVLLAWPADLFVFGLGAFLVAHLAYLKAYTSDCRRLAPLPLLLALVAGAALLGILINHGLGPLLVPVIVYGLAISAMLWRALARLGSDVPKRSAQLAAAGAVAFVFSDSVIGISRFVVAFDAAPYLIILSYWLGQWGIAASVFRQKPR
- the lon gene encoding endopeptidase La, which gives rise to MSDQQELPETMSEYADPENAELHTSSGKGLALPGQNLPDKVYIIPIHNRPFFPAQVLPVIVNEEPWAETLELVSKSEHHSLALFFMDTPPEDPRHFDTSALPLYGTLVKVHHASRENGKLQFVAQGLTRVRIRTWLKHHRPPYLVEVEYPHQPSEPTDEVKAYGMALINAIKELLPLNPLYSEELKNYLNRFSPNDPSPLTDFAAALTSATGNELQEVLDCVPMLKRMEKVLPMLRKEVEVARLQKEISAEVNRKIGEHQREFFLKEQLKVIQQELGLTKDDRSADIEQFEQRLTGKVLPPQAQKRIEEEMNKLSILETGSPEYAVTRNYLEWATAVPWGVYGEDKLDLKHARKVLDQHHAGLDDIKSRILEFLAVGAYKGEISGSIVLLVGPPGVGKTSVGKSIAESLGRPFYRFSVGGMRDEAEIKGHRRTYIGALPGKLVQALKDVEVMNPVIMLDEIDKMGQSYQGDPASALLETLDPEQNVEFLDHYLDLRLDLSKVLFVCTANTLDSIPGPLLDRMEVIRLSGYITEEKLAIAKRHLWPKQLEKAGVSKASLSISDAALRAVIDGYARESGVRQLEKQLGKLVRKAVVRLLEEPDAVIKVGPKDLEASLGMPVFRNEQVLSGTGVITGLAWTSMGGATLPIEATRIHTLNRGFKLTGQLGDVMKESAEIAYSYVTSHLKQFGGDAKFFDEAFVHLHVPEGATPKDGPSAGVTMASALLSLARSQPPKKGVAMTGELTLTGHVLPIGGVREKVIAARRQKLFELILPEANRGHFEELPDYLKEGITVHFAKRFADVAKVLF
- a CDS encoding putative bifunctional diguanylate cyclase/phosphodiesterase; translation: MKWRHTFQVRITGILALLLLIVIGVVYFAVKAATNHAVENQAQVQLQTGARVFERLLELRGRRLRYGVDWLVVDSQFREAVISGDSQAILEALRQHGTGTRGSELFVLGVEGTVIASTLGAIAEREHFPYDRALRTALRQNKSMLIVALKGQPYLLVQGQVLTPMHMNRVVMAFRMDDLFASELRSMSNLEVSFLTLQDGRAGELFSTQPDIFWATIITTLRNSSWRALPQLSDAHGKRFLNQALQLANTDDPDDPKVLALLQSPLDHALQAFAPLDREFLAIALAALVVSLAGALFMARRVSWPLNVLADAAQRIGAGNYQVPVVLKRTDEFGLLAEAINAMQSGIASRELQLAHNALHDPLTGLPNRALAMERLSNAIGAGRKVVLLYLGIEDYRAINEGLGPEGVEQMMREVSRRLSETVSTGDTAARITANEFLLLLENTEIDGAVAMADRLHTLLSRPQTIHGDEVQRQVCIGVAVYPTDGQSAEELISRAAIARHDAAAQPGYLQIYQQDRDLAHQRQVGLIRDLRRAAAEGELFLLYQPKLDLRHGHVHQAEALLRWQHPEFGMVSPAEFIPLAERTGSMNSLTLWVIEEGMRQLAEWNMRGLHLQLSLNISVDDLHGHDLAARVSVLLQRYRLSAEQLIFEITESAIMRHPEQALEVLQSLRDCGISLSVDDFGTGYSSLAQLQRLPVQELKIDQSFIRNLDETSGDAVIVRSTIEMSHNLGLKVVAEGVEQERSLRLLERWHCDTAQGYLISRPLSAAAFEAWLLKSRISS
- a CDS encoding PTS transporter subunit EIIB; this encodes MFEKLQRAFWKALTPDLVPDQPKATARPTGDAVLSPVLLAALGGANNLKTQQRVALTRVRVELHDPTLLDATALRSAGVPGAMALAGGVVHLIVGLSAV